A stretch of Cucumis sativus cultivar 9930 chromosome 2, Cucumber_9930_V3, whole genome shotgun sequence DNA encodes these proteins:
- the LOC101215828 gene encoding probable manganese-transporting ATPase PDR2 — MLRFHVGGKVVERVDLLRKKHWAWRFDLWPFAILYAAWLAVVVPSIDFGDAFIVLGGLAALHVLVLLFTAWSVDFKCFVQYSQVNDIYFADTCKIVPAKFSGSKEIVSLHFRKLLAGSTSAVDLEEIYFDFRKQRFIYSKEKENFCKLPYPTKETFGYYLKNTGYGSEPKVVAAVEKWGRNIFEYPQPTFQKLMKEQCMEPFFVFQVFCVGLWCLDEYWYYSLFTLFMLFMFESTMAKSRLKTLSELRRVRVDTQTLMVHRCGKWVKLPGTELLPGDVVSIGRDSGQSGDDKSVPADMLILAGSAIANEAILTGESTPQWKVSITGRGIDEKLSAKRDKSHVLFGGTKILQHTPDKTFPLRTPDGGCLAVVLRTGFETSQGKLMRTILFSTERVTANSWESGLFIMFLVVFAVIAAGYVLVKGLEDPTRSKYKLFLSCSLIITSVIPPELPMELSIAVNTSLIALARRGIFCTEPFRIPFAGKVDICCFDKTGTLTSDDMEFRGVVGLSDKEELETDMTSVSLRTVEILASCHALVFVDNKLVGDPLEKAALKGVDWIYKSDEKAVPRKGSGNAVQIVQRHHFASYLKRMAVVVRLQEEFFAFVKGAPETIQERLTDVPSFYVETYKKYTRQGSRVLALAYKSLPDMTVSEARGLDRDLVESDLTFAGFAVFNCPIRADSATILSELKGSSHDLVMITGDQALTACHVASQVHITSKQILILNSMKGTEEYKWLSPDESQTVPYSEKEVGTLSETYDLCIGGDCIAMLQRTSTVLDVIPYVKVFARVAPEQKELILTTFKTVGRMTLMCGDGTNDVGALKQAHVGIALLNAVPPPQSGNSSSEASKDEAVRPGKSKKSKPSSESSGKALVSGEGSSKSKVSAKLDSAAEQASNRARTPAEMQRQKLKKLMDELNEEGDGRSAPIVKLGDASMASPFTAKHASVAPTTDIIRQGRSTLVTTLQMFKILGLNCLATAYVLSVMYLDGVKLGDIQATISGVFTAAFFLFISHARPLPTLSAERPHPHVFCSYVLLSLLGQFAIHLCFLISSVKEAEKHMPDECIEPDSDFHPNLVNTVSYMVSMMLQVATFAVNYMGHPFNQSVSENKPFLYALLAAVGFFTVITSDLFRDLNDWLKLVPLPAGMRDKLLAWAFLMFLCCYAWERLLRFMFPGKIPAWRKRQRLVAANLEKKKQV; from the exons ATGCTGAGATTCCATGTGGGCGGGAAGGTGGTCGAGAGAGTTGATTTGTTGAGGAAGAAACACTGGGCATGGCGATTCGATCTGTGGCCATTTGCCATTCTTTATGCCGCCTGGCTTGCCGTTGTTGTTCCCAGTATAGACTTCGGAGAtgcttttattgttttaggtGGACTTGCGGCTCTTCATGTTCTGGTCTTGCTATTCACTGCTTGGTCTGttgatttcaaatgttttgttcAGTACAGTCAG GTTAATGATATTTACTTTGCTGATACATGCAAGATAGTTCCAGCGAAATTTTCGGGctcaaaagaaattgtttCGCTTCATTTTCGTAAGCTT CTGGCGGGTTCTACATCTGCAGTTGATCTCGAGGAGATCTACTTTGATTTCAGAAAACAAcgatttatttattcaaaggAAAAGGAGAATTTCTGCAAGCTTCCATACCCAACAAAAGAAACGTTTGGTTATTATCTAAAGAATACTGGCTACGGCTCTGAGCCTAAAGTTGTAGCTGCTGTTGAAAAATGGGGGCGCAATAT ATTCGAGTATCCACAACCTACATTTCAGAAATTAATGAAGGAGCAGTGTATGGAACCATTTTTTGTGTTTCAG GTTTTTTGTGTGGGACTATGGTGTTTGGATGAGTATTGGTATTACAGCCTGTTTACGCTGTTTATGCTGTTCATGTTTGAGTCAACAATGGCAAAAAGTCGGTTAAAGACCTTAAGTGAGTTGAGACGTGTCAGAGTGGATACTCAGACCTTAATGGTGCATCGTTGTGGAAA GTGGGTTAAGCTACCTGGAACTGAGCTTTTGCCAGGAGATGTTGTCTCCATAGGGCGTGATTCTGGTCAGAGTGGTGATGATAAATCTGTACCTGCTGATATGCTAATCTTGGCTGGAAGTGCTATTGCTAATGAAGCCATTCTTACTGGGGAGTCTACACCACAATGGAAG GTTTCAATAACTGGGAGAGGAATTGATGAGAAGTTATCAGCTAAGAGAGACAAAAGTCATGTGTTATTTGGTGGGACCAAAATACTACAGCATACTCCGGATAAG ACCTTTCCTCTTAGAACCCCTGATGGTGGCTGCCTAGCAGTTGTTTTGCGAACTGGATTTGAAACAAGTCAAGGGAAACTAATGCgcacaattttgttttctacaGAGAGG GTTACAGCTAACAGTTGGGAAAGTGGCCTATTTATTATGTTCTTAGTTGTATTTGCAGTTATAGCTGCTGGTTATGTACTTGTAAAG GGGTTGGAAGATCCCACGAGAAGCAAGTACAAGCTTTTCCTCAGTTGCTCACTTATAATCACTTCTGTTATTCCTCCTGAACTACCAATGGAACTGTCAATAGCAGTTAATACATCGTTAATTGCTCTAGCACGTCGTGGAATATTTTGTACAGAGCCTTTCCGAATACCGTTTGCTGGGAAG GTTgatatttgttgttttgatAAAACTGGAACATTGACATCAGATGACATG GAGTTTCGAGGAGTAGTTGGTTTGAGTGATAAGGAGGAATTGGAAACTGACATGACCAGTGTGTCTTTGCGCACAGTTGAAATTCTGGCTTCTTGTCATGCATTGGTGTTTGTGGACAACAAGTTG GTGGGGGATCCTCTTGAAAAGGCTGCTCTCAAGGGAGTCGATTGGATTTACAAATCTGATGAGAAAGCCGTTCCCAGAAA GGGAAGTGGTAACGCTGTCCAGATCGTTCAGAGGCACCACTTTGCTTCATATTTAAAGAGAATGGCAGTTGTTGTGCGCCTTCAAGAGGAATTTTTTGCATTTGTGAAG GGTGCCCCCGAAACCATCCAGGAGAGGCTCACTGATGTACCTTCATTTTATGTTGAGACTTATAAGAAATATACACGACAAGGTTCCCGTGTCCTTGCTCTTGCTTACAAATCACTTCCAGACATGACA GTTAGTGAAGCACGAGGCCTGGATAGAGACTTGGTGGAGAGTGACCTGACATTTGCTGGTTTTGCG GTGTTCAATTGTCCAATTAGAGCAGATTCAGCTACAATATTATCTGAGCTTAAAGGATCATCCCATGACTTG GTCATGATTACTGGTGACCAAGCTTTAACAGCGTGCCACGTGGCTAGCCAAGTTCATATTACCTCAAAGCAAATTTTAATTCTCAATTCAATGAAGGGAACTGAGGAATATAAATGGCTTTCCCCAGATGAGTCACAGACAGTTCCCTACAG TGAGAAAGAGGTGGGAACTTTATCAGAGACATATGATCTTTGTATTGGAGGTGACTGCATTGCGATGCTACAACGCACCTCCACTGTGCTGGATGTTATTCCATATGTTAAG GTTTTTGCAAGAGTTGCTCCTGAGCAGAAAGAACTCATTTTGACCACTTTCAAAACAGTCGGAAGAATGACGTTAATGTGTGGGGATGGTACAAACGATGTTGGAGCTTTGAAGCAG GCCCATGTAGGAATTGCTCTCCTAAACGCAGTCCCTCCTCCTCAAAGTGGTAACTCTTCTTCAGAAGCATCTAAAGATGAGGCTGTACGGCCTGGAAAGTCAAAGAAATCTAAGCCTTCATCCGAATCATCAGGAAAAGCACTTGTTAGTGGAGAAGGTTCTTCAAAAAGCAAAGTTAGTGCAAAACTGGATTCTGCTGCTGAGCAAGCTAGCAACCGTGCACGGACACCTGCAGAGATGCAAAGACAGAAGCTAAAGAAACTTATGGATGAGTTAAACGAAGAGGGCGATGGGCGCTCTGCCCCTATAGTGAAGCTTGGAGATGCATCCATGGCATCACCATTCACTGCAAAGCATGCTTCTGTTGCCCCTACTACTGACATTATTCGCCAAGGTCGAAGTACCCTAGTGACAACACTgcaaatgtttaaaattctTGGTCTCAACTGCCTCGCTACTGCCTACGTACTGAGTGTTATGTATTTGGATGGTGTAAAGCTAGGTGATATTCAAGCCACTATCAGTGGAGTATTCACAGCAgccttttttctcttcatctcACATGCGCGGCCCCTTCCAACACTCTCAGCTGAACGCCCCCATCCACATGTCTTTTGCTCTTATGTTCTCCTTTCTTTGTTGGGCCAATTTGCAATCCACTTATGTTTCTTGATTTCTTCAGTGAAAGAAGCTGAAAAGCATATGCCTGATGAATGTATAGAGCCTGACTCAGATTTTCATCCCAACTTGGTTAACACGGTTTCATACATGGTGAGCATGATGCTTCAGGTGGCAACCTTTGCTGTAAACTACATGGGTCATCCCTTCAACCAGAGTGTATCCGAAAACAAGCCGTTCTTATACGCCCTCTTGGCTGCAGTCGGTTTTTTCACCGTTATTACCTCCGATTTGTTTAGAGATCTCAATGACTGGCTGAAACTTGTTCCATTGCCTGCGGGAATGAGGGATAAGCTTCTGGCTTGGGCTTTTCTTATGTTCTTGTGCTGTTACGCTTGGGAAAGACTGTTGAGGTTTATGTTCCCAGGTAAAATTCCGGCATGGCGGAAGCGACAAAGACTGGTGGCTGCTAATctggagaagaagaaacaggTCTGA
- the LOC101215592 gene encoding uncharacterized protein LOC101215592 produces the protein MLKHFLGNMRKHVVCACEVNRFRPYLLVPTSDFHKGEVHCAPRSFFGIEDFLDDDNSRPYTYQKSKKSKNPKKHISFKQRTLAYMEPFTLDVFISKRFVSASLTHRVTCKQVAVAGTNSKDIKAVLQSRSDIPACLAVGRILAERAREADVYTASYTPRERDKFEGKIRAVVQSLIDNGIDVKIYLE, from the exons atgTTGAAGCACTTTCTTGGAAATATGCGGAAACATGTGGTTTGTGCATGTGAAGTGAACAGGTTCAGGCCTTATTTGCTTGTGCCAACAAGTGACTTTCATAAAGGGGAG GTTCATTGTGCACCCAGAAGTTTCTTTGGTATAGAGGACTTCTTAGATGATGATAATAGTCGGCCATACACATACCAGAAGTCGAAAAAATCCAAGAATCCAAAAAAGCACATCTCATTTAAGCAACGGACCTTAGCTTACATGGAACCATTTACACTTGACGTGTTCATCTCAAAGCGGTTTGTTTCAGCATCACTTACACACAGGGTGACTTGTAAACAAGTTGCTGTTGCAGGTACTAACTCAAAAGATATCAAAGCTGTTCTTCAGTCTCGTTCAGATATACCTGCTTGTTTGGCCGTTGGCCGTATTTTAGCTGAGAGGGCTAGAGAAGCTGATGTTTATACCGCTAGTTATACTCCTAGAGAGAGGGACAAATTTGAAGGCAAAATAAGAGCTGTGGTTCAATCTCTTATTGATAATGGGATTGatgttaaaatttatcttGAATAA